Proteins found in one Halobaculum sp. MBLA0147 genomic segment:
- a CDS encoding ArsR family transcriptional regulator: MTTDDTGVDAWIAETTAFDRVQSVATSRDEPASAATVADEAHVAENTARDHLERLVEMNVVLADERGGTTVYGPDPLHTRVQSLRELLDAHDHDGLVALAAQLREQIETWRETHDATTPTELRERAATADDAATTREIREVAAEWELLAHRLSLVEDAVGNYDSYTRDTPTPA, encoded by the coding sequence GTGACGACAGACGACACCGGTGTGGACGCGTGGATCGCGGAGACGACGGCGTTCGACAGGGTGCAGTCGGTGGCGACGAGCCGCGACGAACCGGCGTCCGCGGCGACCGTCGCCGACGAGGCTCACGTCGCGGAGAACACCGCCCGGGACCACCTGGAGAGACTCGTCGAGATGAACGTGGTCTTGGCCGACGAGCGCGGTGGGACGACCGTGTACGGGCCGGATCCGCTGCACACGCGCGTCCAGAGTCTCCGAGAGCTACTCGACGCACACGACCACGACGGACTGGTGGCGTTGGCGGCACAACTCCGTGAGCAGATCGAGACGTGGCGGGAGACGCACGACGCCACGACGCCGACCGAACTCCGCGAGCGGGCGGCGACTGCCGACGACGCCGCGACGACGCGCGAGATCCGGGAGGTCGCCGCAGAGTGGGAACTCCTCGCGCACCGGCTGTCGCTCGTCGAGGACGCCGTCGGGAACTACGACAGCTACACCCGGGACACTCCCACACCGGCGTGA
- the uvrB gene encoding excinuclease ABC subunit UvrB, which yields MSDAEGPLAPDRPEVDRDFRVDAPFEPAGDQPDAIAQLADGFRQGMDEQTLLGVTGSGKTNTVSWVVEEIQKPTLVIAHNKTLAAQLYEEFRELFPDNAVEYFVSYYDYYQPEAYVEQTDTYIDKEMSINDEIDRLRHSATRSLLTRDDVIVVASVSAIYGLGDPGNYREMALELDVGQEIGRDDLLSELVDLNYERNDVDFQQGTFRVRGDTVEVFPMYGRYAVRVEFWGDEIDRMTKIDPVDGSVQSREPTVMVHPAEHYSIPGAKMERAIEEIEELMQRRVNYFERQGDLVAAQRIEERTTFDVEMMEETGYCSGIENYSVHLSDRESGDPPYTLLDYFPDDFLTVIDESHQTIPQIKGQFEGDKSRKDSLVNNGFRLPTAYDNRPLTFEEFEEKTGQTLYVSATPGEYERESSAQIVEQIVRPTHLVDPAVEVSPAEGQVDDLLDRIDERVGRDERVLVTTLTKRMAEDLTEYVEEAGYSVAYMHDETDTLQRHELIRSLRLGEIDVLIGINLLREGLDIPEVSLVAILDADQEGFLRSETTLVQTMGRAARNVEGEVVLYADETTDAMASAIDETRRRREIQQSYNEEHGFEPQTIEKEIGETNLPGAETDTSDTATADVAGVEEAQARIQALEEKMEEAASNLEFELAADIRDRIRELRQEFELEPDEGVPPEEDEAAVPVDDELGI from the coding sequence ATGAGTGACGCCGAGGGGCCACTCGCACCGGACCGACCGGAGGTGGACCGCGACTTCCGCGTGGACGCGCCGTTCGAGCCGGCCGGCGACCAGCCGGACGCGATCGCCCAGTTGGCCGACGGCTTCCGGCAGGGGATGGACGAACAGACACTGTTGGGAGTCACCGGCTCCGGGAAGACGAACACCGTCTCGTGGGTCGTCGAGGAGATCCAGAAACCGACGCTGGTGATCGCCCACAACAAGACGCTCGCCGCGCAGTTGTACGAGGAGTTCCGGGAACTGTTCCCGGACAACGCCGTCGAGTACTTCGTCTCCTACTACGACTACTACCAGCCGGAGGCGTACGTCGAACAGACGGACACGTACATCGACAAGGAGATGTCGATCAACGACGAGATCGACCGGCTGCGCCACTCCGCGACCCGGTCGCTGTTGACCCGCGACGACGTGATCGTCGTCGCCAGCGTCTCGGCCATCTACGGACTCGGTGACCCCGGGAACTACCGCGAGATGGCACTGGAACTGGACGTGGGCCAAGAGATCGGCCGCGACGACCTCCTGTCGGAGTTGGTCGACCTGAACTACGAGCGCAACGACGTGGACTTCCAGCAGGGGACGTTCCGGGTGCGGGGCGACACCGTGGAGGTGTTCCCGATGTACGGTCGGTACGCCGTCCGCGTGGAGTTCTGGGGCGACGAGATCGACCGGATGACGAAGATCGACCCGGTCGACGGGAGCGTCCAGAGCCGCGAGCCGACGGTGATGGTCCACCCGGCGGAACACTACTCGATCCCGGGTGCGAAGATGGAGAGGGCCATCGAGGAGATCGAGGAGCTGATGCAGCGGCGTGTGAACTACTTCGAGCGCCAGGGTGACCTCGTCGCCGCCCAACGGATCGAGGAGCGGACCACCTTCGACGTCGAGATGATGGAGGAGACGGGCTACTGTTCGGGGATCGAGAACTACTCGGTACACCTCTCGGACCGGGAGTCGGGCGACCCGCCGTACACGCTGTTGGACTACTTCCCGGACGACTTCCTGACCGTGATCGACGAGTCCCACCAGACGATCCCCCAGATCAAGGGGCAGTTCGAGGGGGACAAGTCGCGGAAGGACTCGCTGGTGAACAACGGGTTCCGACTGCCGACGGCGTACGACAACCGCCCGCTGACGTTCGAGGAGTTCGAGGAGAAGACCGGCCAGACGCTGTACGTCTCCGCGACGCCGGGCGAGTACGAGCGGGAGTCGTCGGCACAGATCGTCGAGCAGATCGTCCGTCCGACGCACCTCGTGGACCCGGCAGTCGAGGTGAGTCCCGCGGAGGGACAGGTGGACGACCTGTTGGACCGGATCGACGAGCGTGTCGGTCGCGACGAGCGGGTGCTGGTGACGACACTCACCAAGCGGATGGCGGAGGACCTCACGGAGTACGTCGAGGAGGCGGGGTACAGCGTCGCGTACATGCACGACGAGACGGACACCCTCCAGCGCCACGAGTTGATCCGGTCGCTGCGACTCGGCGAGATCGACGTGTTGATCGGCATCAACCTGCTGCGCGAGGGGTTGGACATCCCGGAGGTGAGTCTGGTGGCGATCTTGGACGCCGACCAGGAGGGATTCCTGCGCTCGGAGACGACGCTGGTCCAGACGATGGGGCGGGCGGCCCGCAACGTCGAGGGGGAGGTGGTGTTGTACGCCGACGAGACGACGGACGCGATGGCGTCGGCCATCGACGAGACCCGGCGCCGTCGCGAGATCCAGCAGTCGTACAACGAGGAGCACGGCTTCGAGCCACAGACGATCGAGAAGGAGATCGGCGAGACGAACCTCCCGGGTGCGGAGACGGACACCAGCGACACCGCCACGGCGGACGTGGCGGGTGTCGAGGAGGCACAGGCGCGCATCCAGGCGTTGGAGGAGAAGATGGAGGAGGCCGCGAGCAACCTGGAGTTCGAGCTGGCGGCGGACATCCGCGACCGAATTCGGGAGCTACGACAGGAGTTCGAGTTGGAGCCCGACGAGGGCGTGCCGCCGGAGGAGGACGAAGCCGCCGTGCCCGTCGACGACGAACTGGGCATCTGA
- a CDS encoding Hsp20/alpha crystallin family protein translates to MSKLREALRDLPETVFADVLESDAAYLLVVDLPGASADTTDVSFSGGRLRIEARREKDTPHEFRYTSEDRALFLDAEIPLPPDATGDDAAASMERGVLEVRLPKRQATPERTIPVTEPDTDA, encoded by the coding sequence ATGTCGAAGCTCCGCGAGGCGCTCCGTGACCTGCCAGAGACGGTGTTCGCCGACGTGTTGGAGAGCGACGCGGCGTACCTCCTCGTCGTCGACCTCCCCGGTGCCAGCGCCGACACGACGGACGTGTCGTTCAGCGGGGGCCGCCTCCGGATCGAGGCCAGACGCGAGAAGGACACTCCCCACGAGTTCCGCTACACCAGCGAGGACCGCGCCCTGTTCTTGGACGCCGAGATCCCGCTCCCGCCGGACGCCACCGGCGACGACGCGGCGGCGTCGATGGAGCGTGGGGTCCTCGAGGTTCGCCTGCCCAAACGCCAGGCGACGCCGGAACGCACCATCCCCGTCACCGAACCGGACACGGACGCGTAA
- a CDS encoding alpha/beta fold hydrolase has protein sequence MSSDSTPSEEVSDGSRRRSGRRETDTLPETVPGEARYRRVDGEQFHVVEAGPADGELVVCLHGFPEFWYGWHEQIGPLARAGYRVVVPDQRGYNRSPKPSHVAAYRIDRLADDVVGLIDAYDRDRAHVVGHDWGGVVGWWLAIHHPERLRRLVTANAPHPTVIRRTLRRNPTQLARTAYAVAFQLPAVPEAVSRAFDWRLPRTTMRRTAMPGTFDDRDFDRYRAAWERDGAFTTMLHWYRANGRRRPEPETDRVDVPTRVVWGARDRFLRRGMAHESLEHCTDGRFTGLEEATHWLQHDVPTKVTDAILDELGGSAGSRAARQRPD, from the coding sequence GTGAGTTCCGACAGCACCCCGTCCGAGGAGGTGTCGGACGGGAGCCGACGACGGTCCGGCCGGCGCGAGACGGACACACTCCCGGAGACGGTGCCGGGCGAGGCTCGGTACCGGCGAGTCGACGGCGAGCAGTTCCACGTGGTCGAGGCGGGCCCCGCGGACGGCGAGTTGGTCGTCTGTCTCCACGGGTTCCCGGAGTTCTGGTACGGCTGGCACGAGCAGATCGGGCCGCTCGCACGGGCGGGCTACCGCGTCGTCGTCCCCGACCAGCGCGGCTACAACCGCTCGCCGAAGCCGAGCCACGTCGCCGCCTACCGGATCGACCGGCTCGCGGATGACGTGGTCGGGCTGATCGACGCGTACGACCGCGATCGGGCCCACGTCGTCGGCCACGACTGGGGCGGCGTCGTCGGGTGGTGGCTGGCGATCCACCACCCGGAGCGACTCCGCCGGCTCGTGACGGCGAACGCGCCACACCCGACGGTGATCCGGCGGACGCTCCGTCGGAACCCGACACAGCTCGCGCGGACCGCCTACGCCGTCGCGTTCCAACTCCCGGCGGTGCCGGAGGCAGTCTCGCGGGCGTTCGACTGGCGGCTCCCGCGAACGACGATGCGCCGTACGGCGATGCCGGGGACGTTCGACGACCGGGACTTCGACCGGTACCGCGCCGCCTGGGAGCGCGACGGCGCGTTCACGACGATGCTCCACTGGTACCGCGCGAACGGGCGGCGACGGCCGGAGCCGGAGACGGACCGCGTCGACGTGCCGACACGCGTCGTCTGGGGCGCTCGCGACCGTTTCCTGCGGCGCGGGATGGCCCACGAGAGCCTGGAACACTGCACGGACGGCCGGTTCACCGGGCTGGAGGAGGCGACCCACTGGCTCCAACACGACGTGCCGACGAAGGTGACCGACGCGATCCTCGACGAACTCGGCGGCTCGGCCGGCAGTCGCGCCGCCAGACAGCGACCGGACTGA
- the surE gene encoding 5'/3'-nucleotidase SurE, with protein MSPDVLLTNDDGVDAPGLRVVAEALAPVASLTVLAPASDQSGAGRTYNRAVTVREHDPAPALARVVDDCWAVAGTPVDCVNVARGRVQTDFDAVVAGCNDGPNLGAHKLGQSGTVGAARQAAFFGVPGVAVSVYDPPTGVRAFDAADYRAAGRVAREVVVRLPDDGFPPGVDHLNCNVPAAPSASAVADPTGWRVTEPLHDADVTMVPDDDGHGGAAGSDESGENPDDTRVAGDYRLFDHFYDPLIPDNGVDADDPPTTDRGAIARECVSVSPLSVDGAAGDTAAVREWLGGG; from the coding sequence GTGTCGCCCGACGTTCTCCTGACGAACGACGACGGCGTCGACGCGCCGGGGTTGCGGGTCGTCGCCGAGGCGTTGGCTCCCGTCGCGAGCCTCACCGTCCTCGCACCCGCGAGCGACCAGAGCGGGGCGGGACGGACGTACAACCGCGCCGTCACCGTCCGCGAACACGACCCGGCACCGGCACTGGCTCGCGTCGTCGACGACTGCTGGGCCGTCGCGGGGACGCCGGTCGACTGCGTCAACGTCGCCCGCGGACGGGTACAGACGGACTTCGACGCCGTCGTCGCCGGCTGCAACGACGGCCCGAACCTCGGGGCACACAAGCTCGGTCAGTCGGGGACGGTCGGCGCCGCACGACAGGCGGCGTTCTTCGGGGTCCCGGGCGTCGCGGTGTCCGTGTACGACCCGCCGACGGGTGTTCGAGCGTTCGACGCCGCGGACTACCGAGCGGCGGGCCGCGTCGCGCGCGAGGTGGTCGTTCGACTCCCCGACGACGGGTTTCCGCCAGGTGTCGACCACCTCAACTGCAACGTCCCCGCCGCACCCTCGGCGTCGGCCGTCGCCGACCCGACCGGGTGGCGCGTCACGGAACCGCTCCACGACGCCGACGTGACGATGGTGCCCGACGACGACGGACACGGCGGTGCCGCTGGGAGTGACGAGAGTGGGGAGAACCCCGACGACACTCGCGTCGCGGGCGACTACCGGCTGTTCGACCACTTCTACGACCCGCTGATCCCGGACAACGGCGTGGACGCGGACGACCCGCCGACGACGGACCGCGGCGCGATCGCACGCGAGTGTGTCTCCGTCTCACCGCTGTCGGTCGACGGAGCGGCCGGCGACACGGCGGCCGTCCGCGAGTGGCTCGGTGGCGGGTGA